From the Saccharobesus litoralis genome, one window contains:
- a CDS encoding efflux RND transporter periplasmic adaptor subunit, with the protein MYKQLTLLLACFVISCSKQTQPPTEHIRPIDWMRVQATDVKQVRRLSGQLTAVEATHLSFEVSGKVATVFAKLGDKVKKGEQLAQLEQKSFNLSLQSAQARYEQAQASQAEARNTYKRYADLVDKGMVSQSGFDNAKAAFEASNSAVEVAKAQLNIAKKNLDDSLLSAPYNGVITKRLIEPSQHVNAGIHAFEIEGNHGLEAQVMVPENLIQKLENGSSMPINIPAFPQLKLSGVVTEIGTRAELANAFPVTLMLQQSDEHLRAGMTAEVDITYREVYSATQEKLFKVPVSAIGADIGQSQFVYVYDPEKHTINKRTVKPITILNNEAYLAEGLKDGDIIAIAGVAFLRNGQTVSLLEKQIQLFN; encoded by the coding sequence ATGTACAAACAACTTACTTTATTACTCGCTTGTTTTGTTATTAGTTGCAGCAAACAAACGCAACCGCCAACAGAGCATATTCGACCAATAGACTGGATGCGGGTACAAGCCACTGATGTTAAACAGGTTCGTCGTCTCTCAGGGCAACTAACCGCAGTTGAAGCCACTCACTTGAGCTTTGAAGTTAGCGGTAAAGTCGCAACTGTATTTGCCAAATTAGGCGATAAAGTCAAAAAGGGTGAACAATTGGCGCAGCTTGAACAAAAAAGCTTTAACTTGAGCCTGCAATCTGCCCAAGCACGCTATGAGCAAGCACAAGCATCACAAGCCGAAGCCCGCAATACTTATAAACGCTATGCTGATCTGGTTGATAAAGGCATGGTATCTCAATCAGGATTTGACAACGCAAAGGCTGCTTTTGAAGCATCTAACAGCGCCGTTGAAGTAGCAAAAGCTCAACTGAATATTGCCAAGAAAAACCTAGACGACAGCTTACTTAGTGCCCCCTACAACGGCGTGATCACCAAACGGTTAATTGAACCATCTCAGCATGTTAATGCTGGTATTCATGCATTTGAAATAGAAGGCAATCATGGATTAGAAGCCCAAGTCATGGTCCCCGAAAATCTCATTCAAAAGCTAGAAAATGGTTCTAGTATGCCGATTAATATTCCGGCATTTCCGCAACTAAAGTTATCCGGTGTTGTTACTGAAATAGGCACTCGCGCCGAACTAGCTAACGCCTTCCCTGTAACCTTAATGCTACAACAAAGTGATGAGCACCTAAGGGCGGGTATGACAGCTGAAGTTGATATCACCTATCGTGAGGTCTACAGTGCCACGCAGGAAAAATTATTTAAAGTACCAGTTTCCGCTATCGGTGCAGATATTGGCCAAAGTCAGTTTGTTTATGTCTATGATCCAGAAAAACACACAATTAACAAACGTACCGTTAAACCGATCACTATTTTAAATAATGAAGCCTACTTAGCAGAAGGCTTAAAAGATGGCGATATCATTGCCATTGCTGGCGTCGCGTTTTTACGTAATGGGCAAACTGTTTCGTTACTCGAAAAACAAATTCAATTATTTAATTAA
- a CDS encoding efflux RND transporter permease subunit, which translates to MNLTELAFRYRKVVLTILCILLINGVFAYFTMPAQEDPTITIREAIVSTSYPGMSPQRVENLITRKLEEQIRQIPEVKTITSSSATGLSTIHVKIEDKYFNLDSIWQDLRNKVEQAQSSLPQGTRPSFVNDEFGDVSVVTVAMTADGFAMADMYEMAKHVRDNIYLVNGTKKVDILGNQQQRIFLEVENAKLAQLGISPAALINELQSQNIISSGGEIDTGRKSFIVEPTGNFNSLEEISATHISIAHTQEYIALTDIVKISKGYIDPPYQPAYFNGQPALFIAIAMLPEFNILDYAPRIKAKLAQLEHSMPIGYQLNIATFQADQVEKTVSGVSINVLQTLAIVLVIVILFLGIRTGLIVGSIVPFVMLVTLSIMQMSGIKLERMSLATLIISLGLLVDNGIVIAEDFKRRLEEGTERYQAMIQGGKELALPLLSSSVTTILFFLPLMLAEHVAGEYTRSISLVILITLLSSWLLSLCVTPTLSYFFIKADNTPDQANKVAVFDRVNTFYESMLHTLLSHRAMFLVAMFMLLIFASYLMRFVPNQFFPDSDRPQIMINIDLPNGTSSKETNRQMQAIFTWLDNKPELDFIENYSGYVGFSGPRFVLSLNPEDPAVNKGFIVLNVQPGLDLKQITLDLDAELESQFPNISARVNKMFLGPSDSNTIKIQVKGPDKDVIYSKSQQIMDLLHQIPNTLDIRNNWENRIVKVEVQVDQLRARRAGVTSSDIALAMRSYFSGTEITQFREDDTIIPVIMRAGDGERHNLDRLRTLNIYSQKTGNTVPLLQVADFKGINQYSIIQREDMYRTVSVEARNTQMAAEDLKRLIDDQINSLKNDLPENHSIEYDGVVKESVEAQKALSASMPAVIAVILVLFIAQFNSFRKAWIIVLTIPLSLIGAVIGLLTMNAPFGFMVSLGLYSLAGIIINNAIVLIDRIDIERNNGIAAYQAIINASLTRLRPITMTTVTTMLGLAPLIISQDPLFYGMACVIAFGLFVGTLLTLGVVPVLYSLFYRVNRVV; encoded by the coding sequence ATGAACTTAACCGAGCTAGCCTTTCGCTATCGAAAGGTAGTATTAACCATTTTATGTATTCTGCTGATTAATGGCGTTTTTGCTTACTTCACCATGCCGGCACAGGAAGATCCGACAATCACCATTCGGGAGGCCATTGTCAGTACCTCATACCCTGGTATGTCACCGCAACGGGTTGAGAATTTAATAACTCGCAAGTTAGAAGAACAAATTCGCCAAATTCCTGAAGTTAAAACCATTACCTCTTCCTCTGCGACTGGCTTGTCGACAATCCACGTTAAAATTGAGGATAAATACTTTAACTTAGATAGCATCTGGCAAGATCTCCGAAATAAGGTGGAACAAGCGCAATCCTCGTTACCACAAGGCACCCGTCCGTCTTTTGTGAATGATGAATTTGGTGACGTTTCTGTCGTGACAGTCGCCATGACTGCTGACGGCTTTGCAATGGCTGATATGTATGAAATGGCAAAACATGTGCGCGACAATATTTACTTAGTCAATGGCACAAAAAAAGTCGATATCTTAGGTAATCAGCAACAAAGAATATTTTTGGAGGTAGAAAATGCCAAACTCGCGCAGCTTGGTATATCACCGGCGGCCCTCATCAACGAATTGCAATCACAAAATATTATTAGTTCCGGCGGTGAAATCGACACGGGACGTAAAAGCTTTATTGTTGAGCCCACTGGCAATTTTAATAGCCTAGAAGAAATATCAGCAACCCATATTAGTATTGCCCATACGCAAGAGTATATTGCCTTAACCGACATAGTAAAGATCAGTAAAGGCTATATCGATCCGCCTTATCAGCCTGCCTATTTTAACGGTCAACCCGCTTTATTTATCGCGATTGCCATGCTGCCTGAATTTAATATTCTTGACTATGCGCCACGTATAAAAGCCAAACTAGCCCAATTAGAACACAGTATGCCAATTGGCTACCAACTAAATATTGCGACCTTTCAAGCTGACCAAGTAGAAAAAACCGTCAGTGGCGTTTCAATTAATGTACTGCAAACCTTAGCGATCGTACTTGTTATTGTCATTCTATTTCTCGGCATACGCACAGGATTAATTGTTGGTTCTATTGTACCCTTTGTCATGTTGGTAACACTATCCATTATGCAAATGAGTGGCATTAAATTAGAACGAATGAGCCTAGCCACCCTAATTATTTCACTCGGGCTACTGGTTGATAACGGTATTGTGATTGCAGAAGATTTTAAACGACGGCTCGAAGAAGGCACAGAGCGTTACCAAGCCATGATCCAAGGTGGTAAGGAACTCGCTTTACCTTTGCTAAGTTCATCGGTTACCACTATTTTGTTTTTCTTACCCTTAATGCTAGCTGAGCATGTTGCAGGCGAATATACCCGTTCGATCTCCTTGGTGATCCTCATCACCTTACTATCAAGCTGGCTATTGTCTTTGTGTGTCACCCCCACTCTCAGCTATTTTTTTATAAAAGCGGACAATACCCCTGATCAAGCAAATAAAGTTGCGGTATTTGATCGAGTTAACACTTTCTACGAATCCATGCTGCATACTTTATTAAGCCATAGAGCCATGTTTTTAGTCGCTATGTTTATGTTGTTAATATTCGCCAGTTACTTAATGCGATTTGTGCCTAATCAATTTTTTCCTGATTCGGATAGACCACAAATCATGATCAATATTGACTTACCCAATGGCACCTCGTCAAAAGAAACGAATCGACAAATGCAGGCCATATTTACTTGGTTAGACAATAAGCCTGAACTGGATTTTATAGAAAACTACTCTGGATACGTAGGCTTTAGCGGGCCTCGCTTTGTATTGTCACTGAATCCAGAAGATCCCGCTGTCAATAAAGGATTTATCGTACTAAACGTCCAGCCTGGGTTGGATTTAAAGCAAATCACATTGGATTTAGACGCTGAGCTCGAGTCACAATTTCCTAATATATCCGCGCGGGTTAATAAAATGTTCCTCGGCCCTTCTGATTCAAACACGATTAAAATCCAAGTTAAAGGCCCAGATAAAGATGTGATCTACAGCAAATCCCAGCAAATTATGGATTTACTGCACCAAATCCCCAATACCTTAGACATACGTAATAATTGGGAAAATCGGATAGTCAAAGTAGAAGTGCAAGTAGACCAACTACGCGCTCGACGAGCTGGTGTCACGTCATCCGATATTGCTTTGGCCATGCGCAGTTATTTCTCCGGTACTGAAATAACTCAGTTCCGTGAAGATGACACGATCATCCCTGTTATTATGCGGGCCGGAGATGGCGAAAGGCACAATTTAGATAGGTTAAGAACACTCAATATTTATTCACAAAAAACCGGTAATACTGTACCTCTGTTGCAGGTAGCTGACTTTAAAGGGATTAATCAATATTCCATCATTCAACGAGAAGATATGTATCGCACTGTGAGTGTTGAAGCGCGCAATACCCAAATGGCAGCGGAAGATTTAAAACGTTTAATTGATGATCAAATCAATAGTTTAAAAAACGATTTACCGGAAAATCACAGTATAGAATACGACGGTGTAGTTAAAGAGTCTGTCGAAGCACAAAAGGCACTCAGTGCCAGTATGCCTGCCGTCATTGCGGTCATTTTAGTGCTTTTTATTGCGCAGTTTAATTCTTTTCGCAAAGCTTGGATTATTGTATTAACCATACCGCTTTCACTGATTGGCGCTGTGATCGGCTTGTTAACCATGAACGCCCCCTTTGGTTTTATGGTATCGCTTGGGTTATACAGTTTAGCGGGAATTATTATTAACAACGCAATCGTGCTAATAGATAGGATAGATATCGAACGCAACAATGGAATAGCCGCTTATCAAGCTATAATCAATGCCAGCTTAACGCGCTTGCGCCCTATCACTATGACAACAGTCACCACTATGTTAGGGCTAGCACCATTAATTATCAGCCAAGATCCATTATTTTATGGTATGGCGTGTGTAATCGCTTTTGGCTTGTTTGTCGGCACACTGCTGACCCTAGGCGTCGTACCTGTGCTGTATAGCTTGTTTTATCGAGTTAACCGAGTGGTGTAA
- a CDS encoding MFS transporter, which translates to MDKFTKAAIMFSAIVAFGGFVFGLDAALISGTTGYLTSEFGLDDLQLGNVVSAPALGVLLALVVTGAICESIGRKKTLILIAALYIVSAVTSVIAPSYEALVAARFLGGLAFASLSMASMYIGEIAPAKQRGKLVSTNQIMIVVGLTTAYFANYFLVGLTTNDPEFAKEIGLLGNEWRWMLGVEVIPAVLWGILLLTVPESPRWLISKGRIEEAKQALSRLMAPEKIDAEVEEVRNNLKADGGESLSIIDQLKILGEPKFRLAIMVGVIFAAVQPLTGVNPILFYAPMVFEQTGIGANAAYAQTLIIGVVSFIFTVLAIVFVDKIGRRPLVNFGLAASVACLLMCVIAFQQATYTLDAQDIATLVAANSSLSADSLQTVIGVTYSDDTQFKTALAGIIGAQEFKAVENQFIQAAVSINATLVLVGIVGFIAAFHISIGPIMWVVFSEIVPTQIRGVAIPLFALISSTISYFMQKFFPWMLNQMGGADVFMSFVIAGGIGFILLYRYLPETKGRTIEEIEHMMAGKHKDGEPKKSASLITDDEEQRKATS; encoded by the coding sequence ATGGATAAATTTACAAAAGCCGCGATCATGTTTTCTGCAATTGTTGCTTTCGGCGGCTTTGTGTTTGGCTTAGATGCGGCATTGATATCAGGTACAACAGGTTATTTAACGTCAGAATTTGGCTTGGATGATCTGCAATTAGGTAATGTAGTGAGTGCACCAGCACTTGGGGTGTTATTAGCCCTAGTGGTGACAGGTGCAATTTGTGAATCGATTGGTCGTAAAAAAACGCTAATATTAATTGCTGCGTTATATATTGTCTCGGCAGTAACGTCTGTTATTGCGCCCAGTTATGAAGCGCTAGTTGCTGCTCGCTTTTTAGGTGGTTTGGCATTTGCGTCGTTATCTATGGCTTCAATGTATATAGGCGAAATAGCACCAGCTAAACAGCGCGGTAAACTGGTTTCGACTAATCAAATAATGATAGTAGTAGGCCTAACTACGGCGTATTTCGCTAATTACTTCTTGGTTGGTTTAACGACAAATGATCCTGAATTTGCCAAAGAAATTGGCTTATTAGGCAACGAGTGGCGTTGGATGTTAGGTGTTGAGGTTATCCCAGCTGTGTTGTGGGGTATCTTATTATTAACAGTACCAGAAAGCCCGCGTTGGTTGATCTCTAAAGGGCGTATCGAAGAAGCTAAACAAGCGTTGTCGCGTTTAATGGCTCCTGAAAAAATTGACGCTGAAGTTGAAGAAGTACGCAATAACTTAAAAGCGGATGGCGGTGAATCACTGAGTATTATTGACCAACTTAAAATACTAGGTGAACCTAAATTCCGTCTTGCCATTATGGTTGGCGTTATATTTGCCGCTGTACAGCCACTAACGGGTGTTAACCCTATTTTGTTCTATGCGCCTATGGTGTTTGAACAAACCGGTATTGGTGCTAATGCCGCATATGCTCAAACTTTAATTATTGGTGTGGTTAGCTTTATCTTTACCGTTTTAGCTATTGTGTTTGTTGATAAAATTGGTCGACGTCCGCTAGTTAACTTTGGTTTAGCCGCTTCGGTTGCCTGTTTGTTAATGTGTGTAATTGCCTTCCAACAAGCAACTTATACGCTTGATGCGCAAGATATTGCAACCTTAGTGGCTGCTAATAGTTCGTTAAGTGCTGATAGCTTGCAGACAGTGATTGGTGTTACTTACTCTGACGATACGCAATTTAAAACTGCATTAGCGGGTATTATTGGGGCGCAAGAATTTAAAGCGGTTGAAAATCAATTTATTCAAGCTGCGGTGTCTATTAATGCAACCTTAGTTTTAGTGGGCATTGTTGGTTTTATTGCCGCTTTCCATATCTCAATTGGCCCAATTATGTGGGTCGTATTTTCTGAGATTGTGCCGACGCAAATTCGTGGTGTAGCCATTCCGTTATTTGCTCTAATTTCGAGTACCATTAGTTACTTTATGCAAAAGTTCTTCCCATGGATGCTAAATCAAATGGGTGGTGCGGATGTATTTATGTCGTTTGTTATCGCCGGTGGTATTGGCTTTATTTTACTTTACCGTTACTTACCTGAAACCAAAGGTCGTACAATTGAAGAGATTGAGCATATGATGGCAGGTAAACATAAGGACGGTGAGCCAAAGAAGTCAGCAAGCCTCATTACGGATGACGAGGAACAACGCAAAGCGACAAGTTAG
- a CDS encoding sigma-70 family RNA polymerase sigma factor, which yields MSTPTGQTSRKSTMTIEESLDLRDCLVAIGEQRCKKSFAILFKRFAPKIKGIAMRKYNSEAFAMEVVQDTMTNVWRKAHLYTPDKGAATTWIYTVMRNVTFDLLRKSKAQYETSLGDDLWPLDEYAAQEEDVFNDHLLDKTLLSHIDKLPEKQKQVVQGVYFSELSQEQLAEQLGIPLGTVKSRLRLALEKLKQQLGEQHD from the coding sequence ATGTCAACACCGACGGGGCAAACTTCAAGAAAATCGACTATGACGATAGAAGAAAGCCTAGATTTACGAGATTGCCTAGTCGCCATTGGTGAACAAAGGTGCAAGAAATCTTTTGCCATTTTATTTAAACGCTTTGCGCCGAAAATAAAAGGTATTGCGATGCGCAAATACAACAGCGAAGCGTTTGCGATGGAAGTGGTTCAAGACACTATGACTAATGTGTGGCGTAAAGCTCATTTGTATACACCAGACAAAGGAGCCGCAACCACATGGATTTATACTGTCATGCGGAATGTAACCTTTGATCTATTGCGAAAAAGTAAAGCGCAATACGAAACCAGTCTTGGCGATGATTTATGGCCATTAGATGAATATGCAGCTCAGGAAGAAGATGTATTTAATGACCATCTACTCGATAAAACCCTGTTAAGTCATATAGACAAACTGCCTGAAAAACAAAAACAGGTTGTACAAGGTGTCTATTTTTCTGAGCTTTCACAAGAGCAGTTAGCTGAACAACTTGGGATCCCGCTTGGTACTGTTAAATCACGCTTAAGGCTCGCTCTTGAAAAGCTTAAGCAACAATTAGGAGAGCAACATGATTAA
- a CDS encoding ChrR family anti-sigma-E factor — MINHHPKAELLNAFVAGDLPLAISVAVACHVEMCEQCKHKVQRMNHNQAQEIFADHSYQNTATLFSIDDSEADLDDMMQSIMQDDTIDIIGDFPQPKASLKGHSFLLPMALRQIEQSNWFKVGKLARANLSSSEGSIHSHLLRIEAGGEVPKHTHKGFELTLLLDGSFEDCLGKYSKGDFIWLDKSHEHQPYTKDGCLCLTVADDALHFTQGLGKLLNPIGNLIY; from the coding sequence ATGATTAATCATCATCCTAAAGCCGAATTACTCAATGCATTTGTTGCTGGTGATTTACCATTAGCCATTTCAGTGGCCGTTGCCTGCCACGTTGAAATGTGTGAACAATGTAAACACAAGGTGCAACGGATGAATCACAACCAAGCACAAGAAATATTCGCTGATCATTCATACCAAAATACTGCGACATTGTTTTCGATAGACGACAGCGAAGCGGATCTTGACGATATGATGCAAAGCATCATGCAGGACGACACTATCGATATAATCGGTGACTTCCCACAACCAAAGGCGTCACTTAAAGGCCATTCGTTTTTATTACCCATGGCGTTGCGGCAAATAGAGCAAAGCAATTGGTTTAAAGTCGGTAAGCTAGCGCGTGCTAATTTAAGCAGCTCCGAAGGTTCAATACACAGCCATTTATTGCGTATTGAAGCCGGTGGCGAAGTCCCTAAGCATACCCATAAAGGTTTTGAGCTAACATTGCTGCTTGACGGTAGTTTTGAAGATTGCTTAGGTAAGTACAGTAAAGGCGATTTTATTTGGCTAGATAAATCACATGAGCATCAACCCTACACTAAAGACGGTTGTTTATGCCTGACTGTCGCCGATGATGCCCTGCACTTCACCCAAGGTTTAGGAAAATTATTAAACCCTATTGGAAATTTAATTTATTAA
- a CDS encoding YbgA family protein: MFKSEQIQLGISACLMGEKVRFDSGHKRSHFCVEELGKHVKYQAFCPEVAVGMPVPRPTIRQIRKQDMIHVARPDGSGDVTEAMQAYGKKVAAKMQHLSGYVFCAKSPSCGMERVKVYHENGSGSESVGVGVFAAEVMRANPLMPCEESGRLNDAIIRENFVMRVFTYHKWQCLVETGLTKGKIIQFHSQHKYLLMAHSLKAYKELGQLLAQADFDVQTTASLYIAGLMAGLKNKATRRSHTNTLQHLQGYFKKELNKWQKAELSEQIRDYRNGLVPLLAPLTLLKHYLLAHPKAYLQSQVYLDPYPADLKLRYAY; this comes from the coding sequence ATGTTTAAATCAGAACAAATTCAGTTAGGTATTAGTGCGTGTTTAATGGGTGAGAAAGTGCGCTTTGACAGTGGTCATAAACGCTCCCATTTTTGTGTAGAGGAACTAGGCAAACATGTTAAGTACCAAGCCTTTTGCCCAGAAGTCGCTGTTGGTATGCCAGTACCCCGCCCCACCATCCGACAAATACGCAAACAAGACATGATCCACGTTGCACGCCCCGACGGCTCTGGCGACGTGACCGAAGCCATGCAAGCTTACGGCAAAAAAGTCGCAGCCAAAATGCAGCATTTAAGCGGTTATGTATTTTGTGCGAAAAGCCCTAGCTGTGGCATGGAACGAGTCAAGGTTTATCATGAAAATGGCTCAGGCAGCGAATCAGTTGGCGTTGGCGTATTTGCCGCCGAAGTGATGCGCGCTAATCCATTAATGCCTTGTGAAGAAAGTGGCCGGCTCAACGACGCTATCATACGTGAGAATTTTGTGATGCGGGTATTTACCTACCATAAATGGCAATGCCTCGTCGAAACCGGTTTAACCAAAGGCAAAATCATTCAATTTCATAGCCAACATAAATACTTGCTGATGGCTCATAGCTTAAAAGCTTATAAGGAACTCGGGCAATTATTAGCCCAAGCCGATTTTGATGTGCAAACTACAGCCAGCTTATACATAGCAGGTTTGATGGCTGGGCTTAAAAACAAAGCGACTCGCCGTTCACACACCAATACATTGCAACATTTGCAAGGCTACTTTAAAAAAGAGCTAAATAAATGGCAAAAAGCAGAGCTAAGCGAACAAATTAGGGATTATCGCAATGGCCTTGTCCCCTTGCTTGCACCCTTGACCCTACTTAAGCATTATTTATTGGCTCACCCGAAAGCCTATTTGCAAAGCCAAGTATACTTAGATCCGTATCCAGCAGATTTAAAGCTACGCTACGCATATTAA
- a CDS encoding cryptochrome/photolyase family protein codes for MLLWFRNDLRLDDNPAFQAALNNNCTQAVFLATSEQWQQHDWAGIKVDFILRHLALLHQQLAEHGIRLDVIEVGNFKGQIDWLNQTAQQQPDLQIVANSEPELNEVQRDKAIINSQLNLTLFESDVIVKKGQILNQQGEMFKVFTPFKRQWLKYVLQNGFEWQASNMSSKSSESSTDNISSNHAPFNNDGSQLESLYQQYRQTVKFPLANSSKWPLADIYTRDILPAFLQGKMAQYADNRDIPSVKGTSGLSPYLAIGAISCRTVLQQILQYYPHILEQDKQAHFSWLNELIWREFYRHLIYHYPKLCRYQNFNDKYDNLAWSNSPELYSAWQQGKTGYPIIDAAMRQLSQTGWMHNRLRMIVASFLTKHCLVDWRHGERHFMRHLIDGDLAANNGGWQWSASTGCDAQPYFRIFNPVSQSKKFDPNGDFIRKYIPELADVPSKEIHFPHKYLAEKNQQDRYWSAIVDLKHAREQALDFYKV; via the coding sequence ATGTTACTTTGGTTTCGTAATGACTTAAGGCTGGACGACAATCCAGCTTTTCAAGCTGCCTTAAACAATAACTGCACTCAGGCAGTTTTTCTTGCCACTAGTGAGCAATGGCAACAGCATGATTGGGCTGGTATAAAGGTAGACTTTATTTTGCGCCATCTCGCTTTGCTACATCAGCAACTGGCTGAGCATGGTATCAGGCTTGATGTTATTGAAGTTGGCAACTTCAAAGGGCAAATTGATTGGCTAAACCAAACCGCACAACAACAGCCAGATCTGCAAATTGTGGCCAACAGTGAACCGGAATTAAATGAGGTTCAGCGCGACAAAGCAATCATCAATAGTCAGCTCAATTTAACGTTATTTGAAAGCGACGTTATCGTAAAAAAAGGCCAAATTCTTAACCAACAAGGCGAAATGTTTAAAGTATTTACCCCCTTTAAACGCCAATGGTTAAAATATGTATTGCAGAACGGATTTGAATGGCAAGCGTCTAATATGTCTAGCAAATCGAGTGAATCTAGTACGGATAATATAAGCTCCAACCACGCCCCTTTTAACAACGACGGCAGCCAGCTTGAATCACTTTATCAACAATATCGTCAAACCGTGAAATTCCCCCTTGCTAATTCCAGTAAATGGCCGCTAGCCGACATTTACACGCGCGATATACTGCCAGCGTTTTTACAAGGGAAAATGGCACAATATGCAGATAACCGCGACATTCCAAGCGTTAAGGGTACTTCTGGGCTGTCACCTTATTTAGCCATTGGTGCTATAAGCTGTCGCACCGTACTGCAACAAATTTTGCAATATTATCCGCACATATTAGAGCAAGACAAACAAGCACATTTTAGCTGGCTAAACGAATTAATTTGGCGAGAATTTTATCGCCACCTTATCTATCATTACCCTAAGCTTTGTCGTTATCAAAATTTTAATGACAAATACGATAATTTAGCTTGGTCAAACAGCCCTGAATTATATTCAGCATGGCAACAAGGTAAAACTGGCTATCCTATTATCGATGCTGCCATGCGCCAATTATCGCAAACAGGTTGGATGCACAACCGGCTGCGTATGATAGTCGCAAGCTTTCTAACCAAACATTGTTTAGTCGACTGGCGGCATGGCGAACGCCATTTTATGCGACACTTAATTGATGGCGATTTAGCCGCCAATAATGGTGGCTGGCAATGGAGCGCCAGTACAGGATGCGATGCCCAGCCTTACTTCCGCATTTTTAATCCTGTTAGCCAAAGTAAAAAGTTTGATCCAAACGGTGATTTTATTCGTAAATATATACCAGAACTGGCTGATGTACCGAGTAAGGAAATTCACTTTCCGCACAAGTACTTAGCCGAAAAAAACCAGCAAGATCGTTATTGGTCTGCTATTGTCGATTTAAAACATGCACGCGAACAGGCTTTAGACTTTTATAAAGTATAG
- a CDS encoding nuclear transport factor 2 family protein yields MSQLTQTYWLTQFIECYEALGVEDFSSLTQVYHANVHFQDPIHQINGINDLTQYFQQLYTQVTACQFKVIEVLESKNNQQAAIYWQMTYQHKQLNAHKPITVEGHSLLKTENDKVIYHRDYLDVGAMLYEHIPLLGSLVKTIKKRASRHE; encoded by the coding sequence ATGTCACAGCTAACCCAAACATATTGGTTAACGCAATTCATCGAGTGCTACGAAGCACTCGGTGTTGAAGACTTTTCGTCGTTAACTCAGGTTTACCATGCTAATGTCCACTTTCAGGATCCGATCCATCAAATTAACGGCATCAATGATCTCACCCAGTATTTTCAGCAACTTTACACGCAAGTCACAGCATGCCAATTTAAAGTCATCGAAGTATTGGAAAGTAAAAATAACCAACAAGCCGCTATTTACTGGCAGATGACTTATCAGCATAAACAACTCAATGCCCATAAGCCGATCACGGTTGAAGGCCATTCTTTGCTCAAAACCGAAAACGATAAAGTCATCTACCACAGAGATTACTTAGATGTAGGTGCTATGCTGTATGAGCATATTCCATTATTAGGTTCTTTAGTCAAAACCATTAAAAAAAGAGCCAGTCGCCATGAGTAA
- a CDS encoding SDR family NAD(P)-dependent oxidoreductase, translated as MSKDKTVLITGASSGIGEAVAKQYANANYQVYACGRNKQRLQSLAEYHKNIKPLAFDLSEHEQLPVIASRLPTIDIAIFNAGHCEYIDNVVNFDADLFKRVINVNLINLAYCIKFFLPKLTKQGRLAIVSSSVTLLPFTRAQAYGASKAGVDYLAQSLAVDIAASPALQGISVTLVQPGFVKTPLTDKNTFAMPCLMPVEQAAQRMIKGIAKRQAVVRFPKRFIWLMQCLSWLPSTWWQALASKMAKAHQTQINNNKANKQAAQPALKDDEC; from the coding sequence ATGAGTAAAGATAAAACCGTGCTGATCACTGGCGCTAGCTCGGGTATTGGCGAGGCGGTTGCCAAACAATACGCAAATGCTAATTATCAGGTTTACGCTTGCGGGCGAAATAAACAAAGACTGCAATCACTGGCCGAATACCATAAAAATATCAAACCACTGGCTTTTGATTTATCCGAGCATGAGCAATTGCCAGTTATTGCCAGCCGATTGCCAACAATTGATATCGCAATTTTCAATGCCGGACATTGCGAATATATCGACAATGTGGTTAATTTTGATGCGGATCTGTTCAAACGCGTGATCAATGTCAATTTAATTAATCTCGCTTATTGCATTAAGTTTTTTTTACCTAAACTGACCAAACAAGGGCGACTAGCTATTGTCAGCTCTAGTGTCACCTTATTGCCATTCACGCGCGCTCAGGCCTATGGTGCTTCCAAAGCTGGCGTCGATTACCTAGCGCAAAGCCTAGCTGTAGACATAGCTGCCAGTCCGGCTTTACAAGGTATTTCCGTTACCTTGGTCCAACCTGGGTTTGTTAAAACACCACTAACCGACAAAAATACTTTTGCTATGCCCTGTTTAATGCCGGTTGAACAAGCTGCACAGCGAATGATCAAAGGTATTGCAAAACGACAAGCCGTTGTGCGCTTTCCTAAACGCTTTATTTGGCTAATGCAATGTTTATCTTGGCTGCCAAGCACTTGGTGGCAGGCTTTAGCAAGCAAAATGGCAAAAGCTCATCAAACGCAGATTAACAATAACAAAGCAAATAAGCAGGCAGCGCAACCCGCGCTTAAGGATGATGAATGTTAG